DNA sequence from the Parasphingorhabdus cellanae genome:
ATGGCACCCGCTGGTGACCAAGAAGAGGATATATTTGAGGCGGCCTATCGCAAGGGTTGGGAAGATGGACAAGCCGCTGTCGCAGCCGAACGGGCGCAAGATGATCAAGCGGCGACCAATATTGCTGAGGCTATCCGCCATTTGAATGACCTCCATTCGACTGGCAGTTTTTCTCTAATCCTGAACGCGATTGAATCGCTGTTTCGGCGCTGTTCGGAACTCGCTGTGCCCGATCCTGTATTGTTGCAGGCTTGGGCCACCCAACTGGCTGATAAAATTGATCAGGACCAGAAGGGCGCCAGTCTCGTTCTCCATCCCGATGATTTGGCATTGATCGATCAGGATGCCTGCAAATTAGTGCTGCGGCCGGATCCATTAATGCTGCGCGGAAATTTGAAACTCAGTCATGCCGGCGGCTGGATCGAAAAAGGGTCTGAGGTGGTACTCGACGAGCTGCACGCCCTGATTGACGAATTTAGCGATCCGCAATCGGACAGCGATTATGACTGACGGGCAACCAGAATTTGTCAG
Encoded proteins:
- a CDS encoding FliH/SctL family protein, producing MSDLHSEKNLHGDDVVPLWRMPIEQKEFSAWSGNPAGGSTSGNHFQSFGDQEASETMAPAGDQEEDIFEAAYRKGWEDGQAAVAAERAQDDQAATNIAEAIRHLNDLHSTGSFSLILNAIESLFRRCSELAVPDPVLLQAWATQLADKIDQDQKGASLVLHPDDLALIDQDACKLVLRPDPLMLRGNLKLSHAGGWIEKGSEVVLDELHALIDEFSDPQSDSDYD